In a genomic window of Thalassotalea piscium:
- a CDS encoding GGDEF domain-containing response regulator — translation MNEGEDKIGQRRAVDKHFTLLCIDDESVNLKVLASIFRDHYKVVACKSAQHGFDIALNILPDLILLDVLMPEQDGFELIQRLKLNKKIRHIPVIFITGLQSTEDEEKGLSLGACDYIQKPFNYGIVRARVNTHLEIIRQRKLLERFAHFDSLTELPNRRKWEKDIQEQWLFAIESKQSLAIGIADVDCFKLYNDTYGHQMGDIVLRKIANALRRVLFDYHGDIYRCGGEEFYFYLPLCETTCIKTILTQCIEHVGQLNIEHSSSKACSKVSVSIGAAEVLPTHNTKIETVIKTADDKLYQVKNSTRNAVAIEKIA, via the coding sequence ATGAATGAAGGTGAAGATAAAATAGGTCAACGGCGTGCTGTTGATAAACACTTTACCTTGTTATGTATTGACGATGAAAGTGTTAATTTAAAAGTGCTCGCCTCCATTTTTAGAGACCATTATAAAGTGGTTGCTTGTAAAAGTGCTCAACACGGCTTTGATATTGCTTTAAATATTCTTCCTGATTTAATTTTATTAGATGTTTTAATGCCTGAACAAGATGGTTTTGAACTTATACAGCGATTAAAACTAAATAAAAAAATAAGGCATATTCCTGTTATTTTTATCACTGGACTACAAAGTACAGAAGATGAAGAAAAAGGCTTATCTCTTGGTGCTTGCGACTATATTCAAAAACCATTTAATTATGGAATAGTTCGCGCTCGCGTTAATACTCATCTAGAAATTATTCGTCAACGAAAATTATTAGAGCGCTTCGCCCATTTTGATAGCTTAACTGAGTTACCTAATCGTAGAAAGTGGGAGAAAGACATACAAGAACAATGGCTTTTTGCAATTGAGTCAAAGCAATCATTAGCTATTGGCATTGCCGACGTTGACTGCTTTAAGCTATACAACGATACCTATGGGCACCAAATGGGTGATATTGTATTGCGTAAAATAGCCAATGCCCTGCGAAGAGTGCTTTTTGACTATCATGGTGATATTTATCGATGTGGTGGTGAAGAATTTTATTTTTATTTACCTTTATGCGAAACAACGTGCATTAAAACTATTTTAACTCAATGTATTGAACATGTGGGTCAGCTTAATATAGAGCATTCTAGTTCAAAAGCCTGTTCAAAGGTTTCGGTTAGTATTGGTGCTGCAGAAGTATTGCCAACTCATAATACAAAGATAGAAACGGTCATTAAAACGGCAGATGACAAGCTCTATCAAGTTAAAAACAGCACGCGTAATGCAGTTGCCATTGAAAAAATAGCCTAG
- a CDS encoding response regulator, with the protein MLSFKDFSIIKELDAISTTIDLFVAQDANGQKAIVKRFNKSDKKLTPTKFKQAITLANTLELNGIVNTLATDENPSFCYAIYPYLAQYSLFDYSEQSDNLINQLTIAINLCNLVSYLHNKSIIVNNITASNIFVDDKLNVYLFDLSLASQFSSLHKKRSNQLIDSYNLKTISPEATGRIKKPVEYYSDLYSLGATLYKLFSGQYPFEINDNISLVHSHMAVAPKLASYYQPKVPEQVALILDKLLQKTPELRYKTAMGISEDLQHCLFSLTQQGDISPFELAQRDISKNLVFSEKLYGRTQEVKTLLNAYHTVQQQHNSQLCVISGYSGVGKSRLIKEIYQPINEDQNYIASGKFEQYKKSIAYFALINALTELIEQLLSESSDELSKWRDIIQQELGDDGQLMIDLLPDLAFIIGPQKPTVAIGPSESKVRFENTIIRLFKAFGARQKSITLFLDDMQWSDSATVVLLEKVIKHPEIKHLLLIIAYRDNEIDTFHLLNHFLSRIDDSQAFHSHIKLKPLTSSIIKQFIADTLNLSEKVVEPFCNVIIKKTAGNPFFTKEMIKSLQEKHILFQDVTYQWSWDLTALNQLSVTENVVDLMISRIKILSEFQQDILHITACIGTNAHLNIIADIIDKENEIILPHLQAMVAHGLINAFSKSDSDTIQTIRFVHDKIQQAAYLLERPMPKSAIHYRITEYFLRELSSKADVNIFDYIEHLNISAPLYIQQNKQLLLVSKNIEAGKKALTANAYSNAYYYFEQAESNLDKDPWQNYYQQALEIVLGKANTSYLIQDYAQVNTIYLENYEHISKKLDKANLAKIQTLTLIAQGNIPEALALGISVLAELGFELAPQENIASLYLNLEQFYAKKPISQFIDLPTMTDATQLAALDILNVIQTPAYLTSPSDYLAVSYTSMNICLSSGVSAIASKVFITHALLLCGAFNKFKDGLAFANLATEVSSKYPLPYRDIEVEFTRNASVIHWNKHLKTTLAPLEHNFYHGIDSGNIEYAFHSILFFCIHQLFTGEHLDKVNLSFRKYSQLMVEKKQTYQLGVMQIWHQFSLNLSDKNNINIAFNGPAFNESKTLSFLQETNNVTTLFSFHSAKMALAYLFSDDKQANEQFNLAEPIVNSLVSLFPFSEFYYFGALVLAKQCRALDQQSDKFIATLEKLKQYHQQVSLWSKNSPENYLHKAQLINAEIAFIEQQANAWQLYDEAIDSAYQHGYIQYQAQAQELAAQYWLANNKANIATDYLHNAYDNLLMLGAHAKARQLKRHYKSLNNFSNTQTPVASASYSHNSHTQSLDLASVLKASETLSGKADIKAFLHRMLVIIIENAGAQKGALLLQTEGILNVEIAIGHFSKNATEQQLPYSLINYVARSKKAKVIENTVSESKFSNDPYFVNNHPKSVICIPSIVKGILMGVVYLEHYAIENAFSEERANVLQLLADQTAISFDNAKLYQQVLSYSRNLEQQIHERTKELASEKIKAEQASQAKSNFLANMSHEIRTPMNAVIGLSQLALRTDLTSAQQDYLVKIQDSSKSLLGLINDILDFSKIEAQKMSLERVTFSLPDVLQRVVNVCTYKVHEKGLEFVIDMGNDVPQTLIGDPLRLQQIIINLANNAIKFTNKGSVHIQIEQINTNKVITELKFAIHDTGIGMADEQIAHLFTSFSQADESVTRKYGGTGLGLAISKQLTELMGGKIWAESQLHKGSTFSFTATFEQCSHKEAALPTLNRQALSNLKVLVADDTDIARKVILKALSHFEIQADTAENGQQALDKVLAAEELDQPYDLILMDWKMPVMDGIEAARNIQHQSKGKQPHILMVSAYDQDDAKRHAIGVEINQFLEKPINASTLVDAIAELFSKDSQHTTDINIEKSVIIPDLSKFNVLLVEDNPINQQVAKEFLADTYINIECAENGVIALDKLAATSFDIVLMDIQMPEMDGLTAAAEIRQTLNLKDIPIIAMTAHAMEGDAQRSMLAGMNHHLTKPIEPELLYQTLSRYLTSDETPLKASTETQKVSSDTFKLQQLKENTTLNVDEAIKKIQGKHLLYLQLVNDFWSKNQNLAIELSELYKTNQHDAFYRSAHSLKSTAQYIGAYELSKSASMLAIELKSKGMHSQLKLNEVCTHIEYLISQLNRVYQQEECLPATEDFDYKQAELLFSKLKPLLQSADIEAEEVSQQLYTLAVSTKYHNEIAHLHALINDYDFSEALEILINVEETIRESI; encoded by the coding sequence ATGCTTTCGTTTAAAGATTTCAGTATCATTAAAGAATTAGATGCTATATCAACAACCATTGACCTTTTTGTAGCGCAAGACGCTAATGGCCAAAAGGCAATAGTAAAACGATTCAATAAAAGTGATAAGAAGCTTACCCCTACTAAATTTAAACAGGCAATAACACTTGCTAATACCCTTGAATTAAATGGCATTGTTAACACACTTGCCACCGATGAAAACCCATCTTTTTGCTATGCTATTTACCCTTATTTAGCACAATACTCCTTGTTTGATTATAGCGAGCAATCAGACAATCTAATTAACCAGTTAACAATCGCGATTAACCTATGTAATTTAGTAAGCTATTTACATAATAAAAGCATCATTGTTAATAATATAACAGCCTCAAATATTTTCGTAGACGATAAACTCAATGTGTATTTGTTTGATCTGTCCTTAGCTAGCCAATTTAGTTCTCTACATAAAAAGCGCTCAAACCAATTAATTGATAGTTATAACCTAAAAACAATATCACCTGAAGCGACGGGAAGAATAAAAAAACCCGTTGAATATTATTCAGATCTTTATTCTCTAGGGGCAACTTTATATAAATTATTTTCAGGACAATACCCATTCGAAATAAATGATAACATTAGTTTAGTACACTCCCACATGGCCGTGGCGCCTAAACTTGCTAGCTACTACCAACCAAAAGTACCTGAGCAAGTTGCTTTAATTTTAGATAAATTATTACAAAAAACACCTGAGCTACGATATAAAACAGCAATGGGCATTTCAGAAGACTTACAGCACTGTTTATTTTCATTGACCCAACAAGGTGATATTAGCCCTTTCGAGCTCGCCCAGAGAGATATTAGTAAAAACCTAGTTTTTTCTGAGAAGCTTTATGGACGCACTCAGGAAGTGAAAACGCTATTAAATGCCTACCATACTGTACAGCAACAACATAACTCGCAACTTTGTGTAATCAGTGGCTATTCTGGCGTAGGCAAATCTAGACTGATTAAAGAGATCTATCAGCCTATTAATGAAGATCAAAATTATATTGCTAGCGGGAAGTTCGAACAATATAAAAAATCTATCGCTTATTTTGCGCTAATTAATGCATTAACAGAGTTAATTGAACAACTATTAAGTGAGAGTAGTGATGAGCTATCAAAGTGGCGCGACATCATTCAACAAGAATTAGGTGACGATGGTCAATTAATGATTGATTTGCTCCCTGACTTAGCATTTATTATTGGCCCTCAAAAACCTACTGTGGCAATTGGTCCAAGTGAAAGTAAAGTACGATTCGAAAATACTATTATTCGCCTATTTAAAGCTTTTGGTGCAAGGCAAAAGTCGATCACTTTATTTTTAGATGATATGCAATGGTCTGATTCAGCAACCGTAGTGTTACTCGAAAAAGTAATAAAGCATCCTGAAATAAAACATTTATTATTGATCATTGCTTATCGTGATAATGAAATAGATACCTTTCATTTACTTAATCATTTTTTGAGCCGTATCGACGACTCTCAAGCCTTTCATAGCCACATCAAACTTAAGCCGCTAACAAGCAGTATAATTAAACAATTTATTGCAGACACTCTGAACTTAAGTGAAAAAGTTGTAGAGCCTTTTTGTAACGTCATTATTAAAAAAACCGCTGGCAACCCATTTTTTACCAAAGAAATGATTAAATCGTTGCAAGAAAAACATATTCTCTTTCAAGATGTTACTTATCAATGGAGTTGGGACTTAACAGCACTTAACCAACTCTCTGTAACTGAAAATGTGGTTGATTTAATGATTAGTAGAATAAAAATACTGTCTGAATTTCAACAAGATATTTTACATATAACGGCATGTATAGGCACCAATGCTCACCTGAATATTATTGCTGATATTATCGATAAAGAAAATGAGATTATTCTGCCACACCTACAAGCAATGGTAGCGCACGGACTGATCAATGCTTTCTCTAAAAGTGATAGTGATACCATACAAACAATTCGTTTTGTTCATGATAAAATACAACAAGCTGCTTACCTTTTAGAACGACCAATGCCTAAATCGGCTATTCATTATCGCATTACTGAATATTTTCTCCGCGAATTAAGTAGTAAAGCTGATGTTAATATTTTCGATTATATAGAGCACTTAAACATTTCTGCACCTTTATACATTCAGCAAAACAAACAACTACTATTGGTCAGCAAAAATATTGAAGCGGGAAAAAAAGCATTAACTGCAAACGCTTATAGCAATGCCTATTACTATTTTGAACAAGCTGAATCTAATTTAGATAAAGATCCATGGCAAAACTATTACCAGCAGGCGTTAGAAATTGTTTTAGGTAAAGCTAATACCAGTTATTTAATTCAAGACTATGCTCAGGTAAACACAATTTATCTCGAAAACTATGAACACATTAGTAAAAAGCTCGATAAAGCTAACTTGGCTAAAATACAAACCCTCACGTTAATTGCACAAGGTAATATACCAGAGGCGCTCGCCTTAGGTATTAGTGTACTTGCTGAATTAGGCTTTGAATTAGCGCCTCAAGAAAATATAGCTTCGCTCTACTTAAATTTAGAACAATTTTACGCTAAAAAACCGATAAGCCAATTCATTGACTTACCGACAATGACTGACGCAACCCAATTAGCTGCTTTAGATATTTTAAATGTTATTCAAACGCCTGCCTATTTAACAAGCCCTAGTGATTACTTAGCGGTGTCGTATACTTCAATGAATATTTGTCTTAGCTCGGGTGTTTCGGCAATAGCGAGTAAAGTATTTATCACTCACGCATTATTGCTTTGCGGTGCATTTAATAAGTTTAAAGACGGTTTAGCCTTTGCTAATTTAGCAACAGAGGTTAGCAGTAAGTACCCTTTACCTTATCGTGACATTGAAGTTGAATTTACCCGTAATGCATCTGTTATACACTGGAACAAGCATTTAAAAACAACGCTTGCACCACTTGAGCATAATTTTTATCACGGTATCGATAGTGGCAATATTGAATATGCTTTTCATTCCATTTTATTTTTTTGTATTCATCAACTGTTTACAGGAGAACATTTAGATAAAGTAAACTTAAGCTTCAGAAAATATAGCCAATTAATGGTAGAAAAAAAACAAACCTATCAGCTTGGGGTAATGCAAATTTGGCATCAGTTTTCACTAAACCTGTCTGATAAAAACAACATAAATATTGCGTTTAATGGTCCTGCATTTAACGAAAGTAAAACACTTTCCTTCTTACAAGAAACCAATAATGTCACTACGCTATTTTCATTTCATAGTGCGAAAATGGCATTAGCGTATCTTTTTTCTGATGATAAACAGGCTAATGAGCAATTTAACTTAGCTGAACCCATAGTAAACTCATTGGTTTCTCTTTTTCCATTTTCTGAATTCTATTACTTTGGCGCGCTGGTGTTGGCTAAGCAATGTCGTGCGCTCGATCAACAGTCAGATAAGTTTATAGCTACGCTTGAAAAGCTTAAGCAATATCATCAACAAGTAAGCCTTTGGTCAAAAAACTCACCTGAAAACTACTTGCATAAGGCACAGCTTATTAACGCTGAAATCGCATTTATTGAACAACAGGCTAATGCATGGCAGCTTTATGACGAAGCAATTGATAGCGCTTATCAACATGGTTATATTCAATACCAAGCACAAGCTCAAGAGTTAGCTGCTCAATATTGGCTTGCAAATAATAAAGCGAATATTGCCACCGACTATTTGCATAATGCTTATGATAATTTATTAATGCTGGGGGCTCATGCAAAAGCAAGGCAATTAAAGCGTCATTACAAATCATTAAATAACTTTAGTAATACACAAACACCTGTAGCTAGCGCAAGTTACTCGCATAACTCTCATACTCAATCCTTAGATTTAGCCTCGGTTTTAAAAGCATCAGAAACGTTAAGTGGTAAAGCAGATATTAAAGCATTTTTACATAGAATGTTGGTTATTATTATTGAAAATGCGGGCGCACAAAAAGGTGCTTTACTGCTACAAACTGAAGGCATACTTAATGTTGAAATAGCCATTGGGCACTTCAGTAAAAATGCCACAGAACAACAGCTTCCCTACAGCTTAATTAATTATGTTGCTCGCAGTAAAAAAGCTAAAGTAATAGAAAATACCGTGAGTGAGTCTAAGTTTTCAAATGATCCATATTTTGTTAACAACCACCCTAAGTCAGTAATCTGTATTCCTAGTATTGTTAAAGGGATTTTGATGGGCGTAGTTTATTTAGAGCACTACGCTATTGAAAATGCATTTTCCGAAGAAAGAGCAAACGTGCTTCAATTACTTGCGGATCAAACTGCTATTTCTTTCGATAATGCTAAGCTTTATCAACAAGTGCTTTCATATAGCCGTAACCTTGAACAACAAATCCATGAGCGCACGAAAGAGCTTGCTTCAGAAAAAATTAAAGCTGAACAAGCCAGTCAAGCAAAGTCTAATTTTTTAGCTAATATGAGTCATGAAATTAGAACACCGATGAATGCCGTTATTGGATTAAGTCAATTAGCGCTGCGCACTGATTTAACCTCGGCTCAACAAGATTACTTAGTGAAAATACAAGATTCGTCAAAGTCATTGCTAGGCCTAATTAATGATATTTTAGATTTTTCTAAGATTGAAGCACAAAAAATGAGCTTGGAGCGTGTCACCTTTTCTTTACCTGACGTTCTGCAACGCGTTGTTAATGTTTGTACCTATAAAGTACATGAAAAAGGCTTAGAGTTTGTTATTGATATGGGTAACGATGTTCCACAAACCCTAATAGGCGATCCGTTAAGATTACAACAAATAATTATAAATCTTGCCAACAATGCGATTAAATTTACCAATAAAGGTTCTGTACATATCCAAATTGAACAAATAAATACCAACAAAGTAATTACAGAGTTAAAGTTTGCAATACACGACACTGGTATAGGTATGGCTGATGAGCAAATAGCCCATTTATTTACATCATTTTCTCAAGCCGACGAATCAGTCACACGAAAATATGGGGGAACGGGCTTGGGATTAGCAATCAGTAAACAATTGACAGAGCTAATGGGTGGAAAAATTTGGGCTGAGAGTCAACTACACAAAGGTTCAACTTTTAGCTTTACAGCAACATTTGAACAATGTAGCCATAAAGAGGCAGCCTTACCTACTTTAAACCGACAAGCACTTTCAAACTTAAAAGTGTTAGTTGCTGATGATACTGACATAGCCAGAAAGGTTATTTTAAAGGCACTTTCTCACTTTGAAATACAAGCTGATACTGCAGAAAATGGGCAACAAGCACTCGATAAAGTATTGGCTGCTGAAGAACTTGACCAACCTTACGACTTAATTTTAATGGACTGGAAAATGCCTGTAATGGATGGTATTGAAGCTGCAAGAAACATACAGCATCAATCTAAAGGCAAGCAACCTCATATTTTAATGGTTTCAGCCTACGACCAAGACGATGCGAAACGTCACGCCATAGGCGTTGAAATAAACCAGTTCTTAGAAAAACCCATTAACGCCTCTACCTTGGTTGACGCCATTGCAGAGCTTTTTAGTAAAGATAGTCAGCACACTACTGATATTAACATTGAAAAAAGTGTAATTATTCCTGATTTAAGTAAATTCAACGTCTTATTGGTTGAAGATAATCCCATTAATCAACAGGTTGCCAAAGAATTCTTGGCCGATACCTACATTAATATTGAATGCGCTGAAAATGGCGTAATTGCCTTAGATAAACTAGCAGCAACTAGCTTTGATATTGTGTTAATGGATATACAAATGCCCGAAATGGATGGCTTAACTGCCGCGGCTGAAATTAGACAGACCCTTAATTTAAAAGATATACCAATTATTGCGATGACAGCTCACGCAATGGAAGGTGATGCCCAAAGAAGCATGCTAGCAGGTATGAACCATCACTTAACTAAACCTATAGAGCCTGAGTTACTTTACCAAACATTATCGCGCTATTTAACTTCCGATGAAACACCACTAAAAGCAAGTACCGAGACGCAGAAAGTGAGCAGCGATACCTTTAAACTTCAACAATTGAAAGAAAACACCACCCTTAATGTTGATGAAGCGATTAAGAAAATTCAAGGAAAACACTTACTTTATTTGCAACTCGTTAATGACTTTTGGTCAAAAAATCAAAACTTAGCTATAGAACTTAGTGAACTGTATAAAACAAACCAGCATGATGCATTTTATCGGAGTGCACATTCTTTAAAGTCTACAGCACAATATATTGGTGCTTATGAGCTATCAAAGTCTGCAAGCATGCTAGCAATTGAATTAAAAAGTAAAGGTATGCATTCACAGTTAAAACTTAATGAGGTTTGCACACATATTGAGTATTTAATTTCGCAGTTAAATAGGGTTTACCAGCAGGAAGAGTGCCTACCTGCGACAGAAGATTTCGACTACAAGCAAGCCGAGCTATTGTTTTCAAAGCTAAAGCCCTTGTTACAAAGTGCAGACATTGAAGCTGAAGAAGTATCTCAACAACTCTATACATTAGCCGTTAGTACAAAATATCATAACGAAATTGCTCATCTGCATGCTTTGATTAATGATTATGATTTTAGCGAGGCTTTGGAAATTTTGATCAACGTTGAAGAGACGATAAGAGAATCAATATGA
- a CDS encoding TonB-dependent receptor produces the protein MFKLNPLFISVAIGMLATATCISGKANGFESTNNKTDIEVIDVYAQKRAQSIVDVAVAVTVIDGSSLERSQIKDTTQLTSLVPNLKITNNAGEGTPPAFNIRGIGMIDYNTSTVSPISIYSDGIVSGSANNLSVNLFDIEQVEVLRGPQGTLFGRNTTGGAILVRSKQPDTELGGYVNASVGEYHWRSVDGAVNIPLSDTTAMRFAFNQDDYNFSTNNLMAGSPNGGLKQQNFRLMLKTEFDSITILTKLHQDDWSGKPKPIASNGVLKRDGSGMCSPEQLGSDNCVDAFGMTVGGTNYWDVRADTADRSHKTDSWGASVNVLWDINQQVDLTLISGVRHLDREHSWDSDGSGNYIEGSMDTNNRLVSHELNIAYQHQYFFWQTGIFYLSERINQNNTFDLFRDFRLVPSLAANAVEFLYDNNLENSSMALYSQLDYPLRQATTLTAGLRYTDESTRYHANADIDTLYGVIADVWDLNGKVEDGEWSGKLALTHKLTHTSSIYASFTRGYKSGGYNAGYSTNLSQAQDSEYQAEKLNAYEVGGKLGNLMTDLQLNIAAFYYDYQDQQVFVNVPDNVVPYHVLKNAGDSTIYGAEVEMYYTPTNNLQFNFNVGYLPKANIGRYQKHNISVDDNRLPFSSKWNISGVVVHETQLAGKRLTSQLSFDYQSDFFFDQNENIYTEHKGYTLVNGQISYQASNALLLSVWGKNITNTEYAELRFDSIAALAAVTELKGEARQLGVGLHYSF, from the coding sequence ATGTTCAAGTTAAACCCACTATTTATTTCAGTAGCAATAGGAATGCTAGCAACTGCTACCTGTATTTCAGGTAAGGCAAATGGATTCGAGTCAACAAACAACAAAACAGACATTGAAGTTATCGATGTTTATGCGCAAAAAAGGGCACAAAGTATTGTTGATGTGGCAGTTGCGGTAACCGTCATTGATGGCTCAAGCCTTGAGCGCTCTCAAATAAAAGATACTACTCAACTTACTAGCTTAGTACCAAATTTAAAAATCACTAATAATGCAGGCGAGGGTACGCCCCCTGCATTTAATATTCGAGGTATTGGTATGATTGACTACAATACTTCGACCGTATCCCCTATTTCTATTTATAGTGATGGCATTGTTAGCGGTAGTGCGAACAACCTTTCTGTTAACCTATTTGACATAGAGCAAGTAGAAGTACTTCGTGGCCCTCAAGGCACTTTGTTTGGCCGAAATACGACAGGTGGTGCAATTTTAGTTAGATCTAAGCAACCAGACACTGAGTTAGGGGGGTATGTTAATGCGAGTGTTGGAGAATACCATTGGCGTTCTGTTGATGGTGCAGTCAATATACCGCTATCTGATACTACCGCTATGCGTTTTGCGTTCAACCAAGATGACTATAACTTCTCCACTAACAATTTGATGGCAGGCTCACCAAACGGAGGGCTAAAACAACAGAATTTTCGTTTAATGCTTAAAACTGAATTTGATAGCATTACTATTTTAACAAAGCTGCATCAAGATGATTGGTCGGGTAAGCCAAAGCCAATCGCAAGTAATGGTGTATTAAAGCGTGATGGTTCTGGAATGTGCTCCCCTGAGCAACTGGGTAGTGACAATTGTGTAGATGCCTTTGGTATGACTGTTGGAGGCACAAACTATTGGGATGTAAGAGCAGATACAGCTGATAGAAGCCATAAAACAGACAGTTGGGGTGCAAGTGTTAATGTGCTATGGGATATTAATCAACAAGTTGACTTAACCTTGATTAGTGGCGTTCGACACTTAGATAGAGAGCATTCATGGGACTCTGATGGCAGTGGTAACTACATTGAAGGCTCAATGGACACCAATAATCGCTTGGTGTCCCATGAACTTAATATCGCCTATCAGCATCAATATTTTTTCTGGCAAACAGGGATATTTTACTTAAGTGAGCGTATTAACCAGAACAATACCTTTGATCTGTTTCGCGACTTTAGGCTTGTACCTTCATTAGCGGCTAATGCAGTAGAGTTTTTATATGATAACAACTTAGAAAATAGCTCTATGGCGCTTTATTCACAGCTAGATTACCCACTGAGACAAGCAACTACCTTAACCGCAGGGTTGCGATATACAGATGAAAGTACCAGGTATCATGCTAATGCTGATATCGATACCCTATACGGTGTTATTGCCGATGTTTGGGACCTTAATGGCAAAGTAGAAGACGGTGAGTGGTCAGGAAAGCTAGCATTAACCCATAAATTAACCCACACAAGTAGTATTTATGCCAGCTTCACCAGAGGCTATAAAAGTGGCGGATACAACGCTGGTTACTCTACAAACTTATCACAAGCTCAAGATTCAGAATACCAAGCCGAAAAGCTTAATGCCTATGAAGTTGGCGGTAAGCTAGGTAATTTAATGACTGATTTGCAGCTAAATATAGCGGCATTTTATTATGATTATCAAGACCAGCAAGTGTTTGTTAATGTGCCAGATAATGTTGTTCCCTATCATGTATTAAAAAACGCTGGCGACTCAACTATTTATGGTGCTGAAGTAGAAATGTACTATACACCAACGAACAATTTACAATTCAACTTCAATGTTGGGTATTTACCTAAAGCTAATATAGGTCGCTATCAAAAGCATAATATTAGTGTTGACGATAATCGCCTCCCATTTTCATCAAAATGGAATATTAGCGGTGTTGTCGTGCATGAAACTCAATTAGCGGGAAAACGATTAACCTCTCAATTAAGCTTTGATTACCAATCAGATTTCTTTTTTGATCAGAATGAAAATATATATACCGAGCATAAGGGTTATACCCTGGTTAATGGCCAAATAAGTTATCAAGCAAGCAATGCATTACTGTTATCGGTTTGGGGTAAAAATATCACTAATACAGAATATGCTGAATTAAGATTTGACTCGATTGCTGCGTTAGCTGCTGTTACAGAATTAAAAGGGGAAGCACGACAGTTAGGTGTGGGGTTGCATTACAGCTTTTAA
- a CDS encoding amino acid aminotransferase, which yields MFGSLKALPADPILGLLAKYREDSNPKKVDLGVGVYKNEAGHTAILNCVKKAEKYRYDTEDTKVYIGPTGSPLFNEEMSKLIFGHHKALLENRVRTVSTPGGTGALRVAAEFIKSCKAGTTIWVSNPTWANHTGLFQAAGLTVKTYPYYDYENKTLDFDGMLAALKEVSADDAVLLHACCHNPSGMDLTNEQWQQVAEVAKAKAWLPVLDMAYQGFGDGLDEDAYGLRLIAESVEEMIVCSSCSKNFGLYRERIGAATIIANSTANADIANSVLLSVVRCIYSMPPAHGAALVETILHSDELRQLWHAELKEMRDRINGNRQILVDKLAENGVERDFSFITRQKGMFSFLGITPEQVQRLQDEFSIYMVGSSRMSIAGIAKSNVDYLAQSIAKVL from the coding sequence ATGTTTGGTAGCTTAAAAGCATTACCTGCCGACCCAATTTTGGGTTTATTGGCAAAATATCGTGAAGATTCAAATCCGAAAAAAGTAGATTTGGGTGTAGGTGTATATAAGAATGAAGCTGGACATACTGCAATTTTAAATTGTGTAAAAAAAGCTGAAAAATATCGATACGATACTGAAGATACCAAAGTTTATATTGGCCCCACTGGCTCACCTTTGTTTAACGAAGAAATGAGCAAATTAATATTTGGCCACCATAAAGCGCTACTTGAAAACCGCGTACGCACCGTTTCAACTCCAGGTGGTACTGGCGCTTTGCGTGTTGCAGCTGAGTTCATTAAATCATGTAAAGCGGGTACAACCATTTGGGTAAGCAACCCAACATGGGCCAACCATACAGGGTTATTCCAAGCCGCAGGCTTAACCGTCAAAACCTACCCTTATTATGATTATGAAAATAAAACACTCGACTTTGACGGCATGCTAGCCGCTCTTAAAGAAGTCAGTGCTGACGATGCTGTTTTATTACATGCTTGTTGTCACAACCCTAGTGGCATGGACTTAACCAACGAACAATGGCAACAAGTAGCCGAAGTAGCAAAAGCAAAAGCTTGGCTACCCGTTCTAGATATGGCCTATCAAGGCTTTGGTGACGGTTTAGACGAAGATGCTTACGGGTTACGCCTGATCGCTGAAAGTGTTGAAGAAATGATTGTCTGTAGTTCATGTTCAAAAAACTTTGGTTTATATCGTGAGCGTATTGGCGCAGCTACCATTATCGCTAATTCAACAGCTAATGCTGATATTGCTAATTCAGTTCTGTTATCAGTTGTTCGCTGTATTTACTCTATGCCACCAGCACATGGTGCAGCTTTAGTAGAAACTATTTTACATTCTGATGAGTTACGCCAGCTTTGGCATGCTGAATTAAAAGAAATGCGTGACCGTATTAATGGCAACCGCCAGATTCTTGTAGATAAGTTAGCTGAAAATGGTGTTGAACGTGATTTTAGCTTTATTACCCGTCAAAAAGGTATGTTCTCTTTCTTAGGTATTACTCCTGAGCAAGTGCAACGATTGCAAGACGAGTTTAGTATTTATATGGTTGGTTCGAGCCGTATGAGTATTGCTGGTATTGCAAAAAGTAACGTAGACTATTTAGCACAATCTATTGCTAAAGTGCTCTAA